Genomic segment of Oncorhynchus tshawytscha isolate Ot180627B linkage group LG28, Otsh_v2.0, whole genome shotgun sequence:
gataggatagtctcgaacggagccaTCCAGTTTGTTCTCCGGTGATtcgccaatagaacagagggtaAAGGCGGACTATTTATTCGTCAGGGTGCTCGCATGTCGGCCTCCCTTATGCCGTCTCTGTTCCACAGATTCGTTCCTTTCAGAGTCCCTGGGATTAGGGCCTGATCCAGGGCGATCAGTATGCCCTGTTCCACAGATTCGTTCCTTTCCGAGTCCCTGGGATTAGGGCCTGATCCAGGGCGAGCAAAATGCACAGTTCCACAGATTCGTTCCTTTTCCGAGTCCCTGGGATTAGGGCCTGATCCAGGGCGAGCAGTATGCCCTGTTCCACAGATTCGTCTCTTTTCCGAGTCCCTGCGATTAGGGCCTGATCCAGGGCGAGCAGTATGCCCTGTTCCACAGATTCGTTGAAGTAGAAATCTGAATCCAAATCGAGGTTAGCGATTGCTGTTCTggtgtccagaagctcttttcgggaATAGTAAACTATGAtcagcacaaaaaaaaaaatcagcagaACTGGTCATGAGCCTGTAGAACAGACCTGTAGCCTGTATCCAATCGCAGCGCAATTCTAATCAGGTATTTGcttggggctctggtcaaatgcagtgcactacatagagaacagggtgccatttcggatgcCGATCACGTCTTAACTCAAGAGAACTCAGTCCTCCTCACTCACCCTTCACACTGTCATAGCTGGGGTTGTAGAAACAGAAGTTATCGGTCAACTCTCTGCGCACCACCAGTTCTTCTGTGAAGGAGAAAACGGACTCGCCAGCACTCTTCCCACAGCACTTTACCTGCAGCACCACACGCTGGGCAGACAAGTGACCTGGAGATAGGTAGGTATggaggtagggatggagagagggtagaaaggggagaaggaagtggatggagggatagagagcaggaggaagagaaggagggacagtCAGTGGAGTCCACCTTGAGCTTCAGAAATAAGTTTGAAAAAGATTTGCATACAAATAACACTGGATACGAGCAGGCTTGCAAAGCCTGTGTTTCTTTAGGTGGGATTGGGGCTTCACACCGGGTGGGTGCTAGGTGTTTAAGGTCATAAGAGGTGTGTTTGTAGGCTGGTATCAGGTGAACACTGTGTTTTGAGTTGGCATGTTGAATTTAATTCAACATTTAGAAAGGGGAGAGCTGACACAGGTGTGTATTGCAAGCTCATAGTGGGTGTGTGATTATAGGCTGAAATAATACTATAGTTTGTATTGGCACAAATTCCAGTAAGCGGCTTCCCCAACTGACCGAAGCGGATCCATGGCGAGAGCTGACTAACGGCAGAAGAATTGGGGTTGTTCCTCTGCGTGGCAAAATTCTTGAGGCGCAGGTCGATGAAAGATTCCAACATGGCTATGCCTGCTGCAGTGCCAGACTTGGCCCAATCCACCTCCTCCACCGTCCTGTCCACCTCCAGAGAGGACAATGCCTCTGCCCAGTCTACTGGCTGGAAGGAGAGAAGAGCTTCATTTATTTAAGGTTGTGAAAAGTTTAATATATATGGAGTGGCCTATACCAACAGAGGAGGAAAGACGATGGGAAAGATATGAGGACGAACTTAGGTCTTCTCTAAAAACAACATCAAACTTACTTCCACTTTGGTGTTTGCAGGTCTGGAGGGActtgataggtgtaagcaatacaACAGAAGCTCCATTGGAAGGCTTTGCAAAGTCATCACcttattgcttacacctatcctGTGCATTCTGCTAATACGGTGGAAGGGAGACGGTGGGGGCTATGGGTTGTTTTCTGATCAGGCAAGAATTTAACCAACCCAGAGACCAACTCATTAACCAACCCAGAGACCAACTCATTAACCAACTCATTAACCAACCCAGAGACCAACTCATTAACCAACCCAGAGACCAACTCTTTAACCAACCCAGTTTAGTGGATTGTGTCAATACAAATACCATTAAGGCATCCCTCATCTTAATGAGGCCCAGCTTCTATAAGCAACCTCTTACTTTGGCGGTTcggagagcagtgtgtgggtgtttgtccaCTAAAGGCATCTCTGTGAGGAACTCCTTCAGAAGCTTGGTGATCTTGTTACGGATCGTCCTGGCAGAATACTCCAGCTTGTCTGATGCCACCCAGCAGGGCACCACATTATGGGCATCGACCTGTGGTAGTGACGGGAAGACGTGGTAGTTGACAGACTGGAAATCCTTTGTTAATATAGCCTGAGAAATTGAATGAAGAAAGCTATACAGGAATTCAATAGGTGTTCAGTGTTGGTATAACAGAGTGAGTTCCATCCCTGTCTACCCAACACGGGACACAAACCTTCGAACACAAATCTTTTGCACAATGATACTCTAGAAGCTCCGGCCCCCAATAACACTGACCCAGAAAAATAAATGCATCTGGGTGCGACTTTCATCTGACTtttaccccataatgttaaatcAAGCCACAACACACCGTCTGTGCATTTTTGTGATACATTTGACAAAAATGTTCGCAAATTGCCatgcaaaatatcagaattgctGCAGCAAAATAAAGCACTTTTGCGCAActatcactttttttttttaacgcaaAGTAATCCTGAAGGGACTGATCTGCATACTTGTATGAAGGGGATATCACACAAACGCcgcacggaacccaaaccggctgagcgcctgcgccatcgtgcataaatgtatttgtccccttacaccaaacgcgatcacgacacacaggttaaaatatcaaaaccaactctgaaccaatgacattaatttggggatagctcgaaaagcattaaacatgtatggcaatttagctagttagcttgcacttgctagttaatttgtcctttttagctagcttgcagttgctagctaatttgtcctgggatataaacactgagttgttattttacctgaaatgcacaaggtcctctactccgccaattaatccacacataaaacggtcaaccaaattgtttctagtcatctctcctccttccaggctttttcatctttgaatttatatggtgatccatctacactttcatagtattaccacaacaaccggcaaaacagttcgtctttcaatcacccacgtgggtatgaccaatgaggagatggcacgtgggtacctgcttctataaaccaatgaggggatgggagaggcaggacttgcagcgcgatctgcatcagaaataggaacgacttctattttagcccttggcaacgccgACGCTCGTTGgtgcgcgcgagcagtgtgggtgtaataattgaataacatggatttctaaatgtattttgcgatgcacgcgacgtgtccggtctggtcagcatctAAGTAATCCTGAAGGGACTGATCTTCATACTTGTATGAAGGGGATATCCGACGGAAGCCCCTTTTTGACCTCCTCCACCCACTGCAGCGGTGTCCTTAGAGGGGAGAAGTCGGTCACTACTGCCCCAAAACTCCAGTCCGCCACAAACCCTGGCAGCAATTCTCCAGCGGAGCCCTGGAGCAGGTGGAACTGAATATCCAGGGCACTGCAGTCCTGTGAAAGGGGGGACAAATAAGTGCATGGGACAAGAAGGAAGCAGGTATAGAGGAGAATCTCAATTGGAATATCTCGATTCCTTTCGCCCCCTAGCATCCACTCGAGTAGGAGGAGGAAACGTGGAAAGAAATGCACTTGTAAGAAATGAGTGTCCTCCTCTATCACTCCATCAGGCAAATTACATTTACAGAGGTGGAATCTCAAAATAGTTTTTAAATGTGTGCATGCTTTTTTCATCCGAGAAAATAACAGCTGTTCTTTGAGGGCGCATTTCAAAACTCTTCCTGGGGTAGGACACACCTGAGCATCCTACACCGGAGGCAGCAAACTCCTCCCTTCACCCATTAACAAACTGACACTCTCCTACATACGGCAGCCACGTATAGGTCTCCGAGTCacggaagagaggaggacagagttgAAGAGTTGACAGACTTTTTTGCCAATTGAGAATCTCCCTCGGGTGACTGATTGGGCCATAAACAAGTGTAAGAATTGAGGGGAGCCGGGCTGGGATGTCAAGATGACGACCCAGATGTCATATCCTCACATATATTTGTTTACAATCATAACCTGCTTAATTGCTAAGTTAAAAAGGTCTGAAGTATCAAAGTCCACTTGCATTAGGATCACACAGGACACATAATTCTCAAAGGCCTCGAACTCAAGACACGGCGCATAACAATCGTAGGGGGGGAATGTAGGAGTGCGGCCACGAGGCCGGATACCAAGACATAAACTGCACACTAGAAAAGACAAGCACTTGACCTCGGctcaatttaattttaatttgctGTGAATCAACAAACAGATTCGCGTACAGATTCTTCAGCTTTGTGTTTGTTGATTCACTGAAAATGTAAAAATCAACAGAACTTGAGTCAAGGTTGGTCACCTGTCTTTTCTAGTGTGtggtttttacatttgttttaggATACTAGTTGTTTCGGCACTGGTTGGGCCATCTCCATCTCAAAGTCTCCCAGCAGCTGTTATTTTCTCAATTGGGaaagctatttgagccagtaccTAGATGCAGGTTGTCTTTTTTCCATCATGAATCTTGGAAGGAAGCTCTGCTTCAAAATCATAAAATCTGATtgtaaacctaacctaaccttaacgacactgataaccctaatgcccaACCTGAAAATTAAGACTGAAAATaatgtttgttttcatgaatttctaCAATATAGTCAATATTGACTTTTCAGCTGGTCTATCTAAGGgggaataaaataaaaatgtactcagttctgcctccagggaaaGACTCATGACAATTAAAGTCAACCTACTCCCTAGATAGAAAGAACAGGGAAGAGAACACACAAGTCATTTTCACCCCAGACAACAATGGAGGGTTTCTCTACCTTTGCAACTTCCTCCAGTCCCCTCAGCATGAAGCCAAAATGGCGGATGGTGGCCAACTCTGAGTTTTGTGGTACCACCAAACAGAAACAGATATGCAGGGGCAGCTTCTCTTCGAGGGCAAGCTGCTGGGCATAGATCAACGCCCAGTTATCTACAGAAAGAGTCAAAGAGAGAAGCAAACATTCTGTTACTGGTGAATATGGCTGCAAATACTGAAAAGAATCCACCAAAACAATTCCCACTACAATGTCAACCCAAACTATACTGGCTTGAATAGTTTATTTTTCCATTGTCATTTCGAGCATGGTGGATGCAAACCAGGCCAAAACACAGCTCAGCAGTGTGAAAAGGCTGTATTCAATGTAGTTTCTATTggacattcttatttacaatgacggcctattcCGGCTAAACCGGgatgacgctgagccaattgtgcaccactatgggactcccaatcacagccggatgtgatacagcctggaattgaaccagggactgtagcggtgcctcttgcactgagatgcagtgtcttagaccactgcgccacttgggagcccactgtatatccactgttATTGGTAGTGGATATACTGGAGATTCTCACCTTGGACCCTGTGATCCCGGTTCATCCAGTAGACTACTCCCTCTGAACCTTGCTTTATCTTCTGGGTTTGGGACAGAAAACGGAGGCGCTGCTTGTTGAATTTCAagtccttcttctccttctgttGCTCTGCCACCACATCCTGCAGCCagccctctactctctccctcttcccctcttttaCAGCCTGCAGCTTCTGCCGTTTGGTGTTGTCCATTTTGACAAATGTTGCCTTGCGTTTTTCTGCTGGCATGGT
This window contains:
- the cpdp gene encoding CPD photolyase; its protein translation is MHRSLLLIPASKHIWKFVTLESQRHCSFTKLVGLSSINNRTTMPAEKRKATFVKMDNTKRQKLQAVKEGKRERVEGWLQDVVAEQQKEKKDLKFNKQRLRFLSQTQKIKQGSEGVVYWMNRDHRVQDNWALIYAQQLALEEKLPLHICFCLVVPQNSELATIRHFGFMLRGLEEVAKDCSALDIQFHLLQGSAGELLPGFVADWSFGAVVTDFSPLRTPLQWVEEVKKGLPSDIPFIQVDAHNVVPCWVASDKLEYSARTIRNKITKLLKEFLTEMPLVDKHPHTALRTAKPVDWAEALSSLEVDRTVEEVDWAKSGTAAGIAMLESFIDLRLKNFATQRNNPNSSAVSQLSPWIRFGHLSAQRVVLQVKCCGKSAGESVFSFTEELVVRRELTDNFCFYNPSYDSVKGANDWAQKTLKDHAKDPRPYVYTREQLEKAQTHDKLWNAAQYQMVIEGKMHGFLRMYWAKKILEWTSSPEGALSIAIYLNDRYELDGQDPNGFVGCMWSICGVHDQGWAERPIFGKIRYMNYKGCTRKFDVAQFERKYCPKDL